From Vitis vinifera cultivar Pinot Noir 40024 chromosome 14, ASM3070453v1, a single genomic window includes:
- the LOC104877448 gene encoding disease resistance protein At4g27190-like: MEEIVVTIAAKVAEYLVAPIGRSFGYLFNYRSNIDDLRQQVEKLGDVRARLERSVDEAIRNGDEIEADVDKWLLRVSGFMEEAGKFFELEKKANQSCFNGSCPNLKSQYQLSREAKKRARVVAEIQGDGKFERVSYRAPLPGIGSAPFKGHEALESRMTTLDEIMEALRDAHVNIIGVWGMASVGKTTLMKQVAKQAEEEKLFDKVVMAYISSTPELKKIQGELADMLGLKFEEESEMGRAARLCERLKKVKKILIILDDIWTELDLEKVGIPFGDDRKGCKMVLTSRNKHVLSNEMGTQKDFPVEHLQEEEALILFKKMAGDSIEEPNLQSIAIDVAKECAGLPIAIVTVSKALKNKGLSIWEDALRQLKRSIPTNIKGMDAMVYSTLELSYKHLEGDEVKSLFLLCDLLKYGMGLRLFQGTNTLGEAKNRIDTLVDSLKASKLLLDTGHNSFVRMHDVVRDVAIAIVSKVHHVFSL, from the coding sequence ATGGAGGAAATTGTTGTTACGATTGCAGCAAAAGTTGCAGAGTACCTAGTCGCTCCAATTGGACGTTCATTTGGCTATCTGTTTAACTACCGCAGCAACATTGATGATCTCAGGCAACAAGTTGAGAAGCTGGGGGATGTCAGGGCTAGGTTGGAGCGATCTGTAGATGAAGCTATTAGGAATGGGGATGAAATTGAAGCTGATGTTGACAAGTGGCTTTTACGTGTTAGTGGGTTCATGGAAGAGGCTGGCAAATTTTTTGAGCTTGAGAAGAAAGCAAACCAGAGCTGTTTCAATGGGTCCTGTCCAAATTTGAAGTCACAATACCAGCTGAGCAGGGAAGCGAAGAAGAGGGCAAGGGTTGTTGCTGAAATCCAAGGAGATGGAAAATTTGAGAGGGTATCATATCGTGCTCCTCTGCCAGGGATAGGATCTGCGCCTTTCAAAGGTCATGAAGCTTTAGAATCAAGAATGACTACTTTGGATGAAATTATGGAGGCCTTGAGGGATGCTCATGTCAATATCATTGGGGTATGGGGAATGGCTAGTGTGGGGAAGACCACACTGATGAAACAAGTAGCTAAACAAGCTGAAGAAGAGAAGTTATTTGACAAGGTGGTTATGGCTTATATATCTTCCACTCCtgagttgaaaaaaattcaagGTGAACTTGCAGACATGCTTGGTTTGAAATTTGAGGAGGAGAGTGAAATGGGAAGAGCGGCTCGACTATGTGAGAGGTTGAAGAAAGTGAAGAAGATCCTCATcattttggatgatatttggaCTGAACTCGATCTGGAGAAAGTGGGAATTCCTTTTGGAGATGATCGTAAGGGATGTAAAATGGTGCTCACCTCTAGAAATAAACATGTATTGTCCAATGAGATGGGTACTCAAAAGGATTTCCCTGTTGAACATttacaagaagaagaagcattgattttatttaagaaGATGGCAGGTGATTCCATTGAGGAGCCAAATTTGCAATCCATAGCGATTGATGTAGCAAAAGAATGTGCAGGTTTGCCAATTGCAATCGTAACAGTGTCAAAGGCATTAAAAAACAAGGGTTTGTCTATATGGGAGGATGCCTTGCGACAACTAAAGAGGTCTATCCCAACAAACATTAAAGGAATGGATGCAATGGTATACTCAACTCTGGAGTTGAGCTACAAACACTTGGAGGGTGATGAAGTTAAGTCCTTGTTCTTACTTTGTGATTTATTGAAATATGGTATGGGTCTGCGATTGTTTCAAGGAACTAATACATTGGGAGAGGCAAAAAATAGAATTGATACATTGGTCGATAGCCTCAAAGCTTCAAAGCTGTTACTAGACACTGGCCACAATTCATTTGTTAGAATGCATGATGTTGTTCGTGATGTTGCCATAGCAATTGTATCCAAGGTCCATCATGTATTTTCTCTGTGA